A section of the Oncorhynchus nerka isolate Pitt River linkage group LG3, Oner_Uvic_2.0, whole genome shotgun sequence genome encodes:
- the LOC115140789 gene encoding LOW QUALITY PROTEIN: zinc finger protein 425-like (The sequence of the model RefSeq protein was modified relative to this genomic sequence to represent the inferred CDS: inserted 2 bases in 1 codon) — translation TAQKIKGTKHHGKLGITQTEHDPQSGDDSTSRDESDCTQALSKSTSSTHHSDSSPLHKDPVVVLTRLAEVVVKTLLRDIKVCLVKEETNVRRDEDNHGGNSPQFFPCPHCTISFTDCYFLENHIKNKHQKQYLAMLKSQVSKSKRVYGPTHSCPHCSYMFHTPRQLDIHTRQAHPSARPQKPAPPRRTGRPHRVQEKFHTCPQCSRRFKYLGSLLKHYKSLHNMSIVRTDGHXSCADCEKSFENFWSLGPHRCHEPEGSRPKDTKQVICLEVGFQCLDCGKILTTLTSLNTHMRIHTGEKPYVCKECGKCFSDTSACRYHLLIHNGVKPFKCQD, via the exons ACTGCACAAAAAATCAAGGGGACTAAACACCATGGAAAACTGGGTATAACACAAACTGAACATGACCCACAGTCAGGTGATGACTCCACCAGCAGAGATGAATCAGATTGTACCCAAGCACTCTCAAAGAGCACCAGTTCAACTCATCATTCAGATTCTAGTCCACTCCACAAGGATCCTGTGGTAGTGCTAACCAGGTTGGCTGAG GTGGTGGTTAAGACACTTCTGAGAGACATTAAAGTGTGTTTGGTGAAAGAGGAGACGAATGTCAGGAGGGATGAAGACAACCATGGAG GTAATTCTCCTCAGTTCTTTCCTTGTCCACACTGCACCATCTCctttactgactgttacttcctGGAGAACCACATCAAGAACAAACACCAGAAGCAGTACCTGGCCATGTTGAAAAGCCAAGTCTCAAAGAGTAAAAGAGTGTATGGCCCCACACACAGCTGTCCCCACTGTAGCTACATGTTCCATACACCACGACAGCTAGACATTCATACCCGCCAGGCCCACCCCTCTGCCCGTCCCCAGAAACCTGCCCCTCCACGGAGAACTGGCCGTCCCCACAGGGTTCAGGAGAAATTCCACACCTGCCCACAGTGTTCCCGCAGATTCAAGTACCTGGGCAGCCTGCTGAAGCACTACAAGAGTTTGCACAACATGTCCATTGTTCGCACCGATGGACA CAGTTGCGCGGACTGTGAGAAGAGCTTTGAGAATTTCTGGAGCCTGGGGCCTCACCGGTGTCACGAACCAGAGGGTTCTAGACCTAAGGACACTAAACAGGTGATCTGTCTGGAAGTTGGCTTCCAATGCTTAGATTGTGGCAAGATCCTCACTACTCTTACAAGCCTGAACACTCACATGCGCATCCACACTGGTGAGAAACCTTATGTCTGCAAGGAGTGCGGCAAATGCTTCTCAGATACCAGCGCTTGCCGTTATCACTTGTTAATACACAATGGGGTCAAGCCATTCAAATGCCAGGACTGA